From one Anopheles bellator chromosome 1, idAnoBellAS_SP24_06.2, whole genome shotgun sequence genomic stretch:
- the LOC131205887 gene encoding CLIP domain-containing serine protease C9-like — MVEKLALGLISLLLLVDSQHRLFSVALTISRRPLQPFEGQSCNTTTVSSGVCTKESQCDPAFLHFMKYHDFVEVCHQNAFEKVQCCQSFLDLCKTALNTSYHIYQGQHAKEGAFPHLARLGATTEDNTTKWYCGGNVISEKFLLTAAHCSRVRIAGFGCHDSLPCEQKIPIKEFVKHPSYKKSLKYHDIALVHLEAAVRFGRRVLPICPYSKMEDLRSTQDLLTAGWGQTEKYAESPQLMFGIVRTVAVSDCAERHQALPEILNRKLDRGVTDEMYCAIGEQGHNTSDFVDSCQGDSGGPLQMEYQGNVFLVGIVSTGHGCGSSLPALYTRVSYYFDWINEKMTQLQQMAGV, encoded by the exons ATGGTTGAGAAATTGGCTCTTGGGCTGATCagcctactgctgctggtggacagTCAACATCGTCTGTTTAGTGTGGCGTTAACGATCTCTAGAAGACCATTGCAGCCTTTCGAAGGCCAAAGCTGCAACACTACGACCGTCTCATCCGGAGTCTGCACGAAGGAAAGCCAATGCGACCCGGCGTTCCTGCATTTCATGAAATATCACGATTTCGTGGAAGTCTGCCATCAGAACGCTTTCGAGAAGGTGCAGTGCTGCCAATCGTTTCTCGATCTGTGCAAAACGGCACTCAACACCAGCTACCACATTTATCAAGGACAACACGCGAAAGAGGGAGCATTTCCTCATCTTGCCAGGCTAGGTGCTACCACCGAGGACAACACAACCAAATGGTATTGCGGTGGTAATGTAATATCGGAAAAGTTTTTGCTCACCGCAGCGCACTGCTCTCGGGTTCGTATCGCTGGCTTCGGCTGCCATGACTCTTTACCTTGTGAGCAGAAAATACCAATAAAG GAGTTCGTTAAGCATCCAAGCTATAAGAAATCGTTAAAGTATCACGACATAGCTCTGGTTCATCTTGAGGCAGCTGTAAGGTTCGGGAGGCGCGTTCTCCCCATCTGCCCGTACAGCAAGATGGAAGACCTACGGTCAACGCAGGATCTGTTAACTGCCGGCTGGGGTCAGACGGAAA AATATGCAGAATCGCCTCAATTGATGTTCGGAATAGTACGCACTGTAGCGGTCAGCGATTGTGCGGAACGTCACCAAGCACTGCCAGAAATACTGAACCGAAAACTGGACCGGGGAGTAACGGATGAGATGTACTGCGCCATTGGCGAGCAAGGCCACAACACTAGCGATTTCGTCGACTCCTGCCAGGGTGATTCCGGTGGTCCGTTGCAGATGGAGTATCAAGGAAACGTATTTTTGGTCGGTATAGTTTCGACAGGGCATGGCTGCGGTTCATCACTGCCCGCGCTGTACACTCGTGTTTCGTACTACTTTGATTGGATCAATGAAAAGATGACCCAACTACAGCAGATGGCGGGTGTTTAA
- the LOC131205886 gene encoding TWiK family of potassium channels protein 18 — protein sequence MERKRSIRRRQKPPFAERAKDHCRNFTAFMFSNVGIIFLVVLYMIAGAFMFIAIEGNEALERFAQIPFKRNETAMRLWQISCCEVNVFNKSVFEEKVGNEIRAYQEKIVLWARRGWQGSDITLESESPWSFSGAFLYSLTVITTIGYGNIVPRTEWGKIATIFYTIIGMPLFLLYLSNIGDILAKSFKWIYAKFCLCRVCPGVARRRAMRARRRARTEEREYSPEMGENGFDNTTITTSNVDDEIEDEITAETNTVTVPITICIMIMIGYIFFGARLFADWENWDILDGSYFCFISLSSIGFGDIVPGASLQTKGDTKMEISFILCAVYLLLGMALIAMCFNLMQEQVIYKIRSLKKCARGCFRCAKSVPVPIDDELKEPNNIN from the exons atggaacgaaaacgCTCAATAAGACGTCGCCAAAAGCCACCGTTTGCGGAGCGCGCCAAAGATCACTGCCGAAACTTTACAGCCTTCATGTTCAGCAACGTCGGCATCATCTTTCTGGTGGTGCTGTATATGATTGCAG GTGCGTTCATGTTCATCGCGATAGAAGGCAACGAGGCGCTGGAAAGGTTTGCTCAAATACCGTTCAAGAGGAACGAGACTGCTATGAGACTGTGGCAAATATCCTGCTGTGAGGTGAACGTATTCAACAAAAGTGTCTTTGAAGAGAA AGTGGGAAATGAAATACGCGCCTATCAAGAGAAGATAGTGCTGTGGGCCCGTCGCGGTTGGCAGGGTAGTGATATTACGCTGGAGAGCGAGTCGCCGTGGAGTTTTTCCGGAGCATTTCTTTACTCGCTAACAGTTATCACCACCATAG GATACGGTAATATTGTCCCCAGAACGGAATGGGGGAAAATTGCAACCATTTTTTATACCATAATAGGCATGCCGCTGTTTCTGCTTTATCTTTCCAACATAG GCGATATTTTGGCGAAGTCATTCAAATGGATCTACGCCAAGTTTTGCCTGTGCCGAGTTTGCCCTGGCGTCGCAAGGAGACGAGCGATGCGTGCCAGACGAAGAGCACGCACGGAGGAGCGCGAATATTCT CCGGAAATGGGGGAAAATGGATTCGACAACACTACGATCACAACCTCCAATGTGGATGATGAAATTGAGGATGAAATCACTGCCGAGACGaacaccgtcaccgttccAATAACTATTTGTATTATGATAATGATAGG GTACATATTTTTCGGTGCCCGCCTTTTCGCCGACTGGGAAAACTGGGACATTCTCGATGGAAGTTACTTCTGTTTCATTTCGCTGAGCAGTATAGGCTTTGGGGACATCGTTCCGGGCGCTTCG CTACAGACCAAGGGCGATACGAAGatggaaattagttttataCTTTGTGCAGTTTACTTACTTCTTGGTATGGCACTGATTGCAATGTGCTTCAATCTGATGCAG GAACAAGTCATCTATAAGATTCGTTCATTGAAGAAATGTGCCAGAGgatgcttccggtgcgccaaGAGCGTGCCGGTACCTATCGACGATGAGCTGAAGGAACCAAACAACATAAACTGA
- the LOC131216415 gene encoding uncharacterized protein LOC131216415: MSTRRSGPASMQQLQPQLSISYGEPEKKQRSKCMSFVCCMWKVFTCIFSHVTLVATVVAYCFLGAFTFEHLEAENERNVKKGISSIRVNLTDAIWKMTNDRPVLHQQNWTSAAIMHLQSFEKEILTAMKKDGWDGNEDVDQIQWTFFGALFYSIIVITTIGYGHIAPKTYMGKISTIFYAILGIPLMLLCLSNIGDIMASSFRFLYWRVCCYVCTREPKRSNSRRGRNNRGTVRQGRSSMRSGQGPGTNLRRSVRNSQRSADSGFDPYYEPGLPHAYSDNDCRYNPAMEDSFYPENERTMGHQGNSKYEPQMPNGAGALRPKGGRGGPPNPEQFANDGYPRGSQQFKRSQPQSRAESMGLDHSQRSLQKPRQNDSNYRKAAGVRAQSLDRRMFRQDSQMVDMEDESPCKTPVLCNKYAIDEQDDARRSPRPNPRSQSMPRQTRYGDRLMPDRLPYYTEDNEMAEMQTVRKSIPRRREPRPVPAPSPRIMSPMGFAVHRQARHLQNVMDDNSLYDDDWDMHSGELPPSSIVRPVPIWLCVFLVVSYIIAGAFMFSEWEEWSFLDSAYFCFITLTTIGFGDFVPAQGVKNDSEISIALCSLYLLFGIALLAMSFNLVQEEVISNVKSVARRLGILKEEEIDD, encoded by the exons ACGGGGAGCCGGAGAAGAAGCAGCGCAGCAAGTGCATGTCCTTTGTGTGCTGCATGTGGAAGGTATTTACCTGCATTTTCTCGCACGTGACGCTGGTGGCGACGGTTGTGGCGTACTGTTTCCTGGGAGCATTTACGTTCGAACACTTGGAGGCAGAAAACGAGCGAaat GTTAAAAAAGGCATCAGTTCGATTCGCGTGAACCTTACTGACGCCATCTGGAAAATGACCAACGATCGCCCCGTTCTTCACCAGCAGAACTGGACCTCAGCGGCCATCATGCATTTGCAG TCATTTGAAAAGGAAATACTCACTGCCATGAAGAAGGACGGTTGGGACGGCAACGAAGACGTAGACCAAATACAGTGGACCTTTTTTGGCGCCCTATTTTATTCCATTATCGTCATAACTACGATCG GCTATGGCCATATAGCGCCGAAAACATATATGGGCAAAATTTCGACCATCTTTTACGCAATTCTTGGCATTCCGTTAATGCTGCTATGTTTATCCAACATCGGCGACATTATGGCCAGCTCGTTCAG GTTTCTTTACTGGCGTGTTTGTTGCTATGTGTGTACACGTGAGCCCAAGCGATCCAATTCCAGGCGCGGCCGAAACAATCGGGGAACAGTTAGGCAAGG ACGAAGCAGCATGCGGTCCGGCCAGGGACCAGGAACCAATTTGAGGCGATCGGTACGTAACTCCCAGCGCTCGGCCGACTCTGGGTTCGATCCTTACTACGAGCCTGGATTGCCCCACGCTTACTCCGACAATGATTGTAG ATACAATCCTGCGATGGAAGATTCATTTTATCCGGAAAACGAGCGCACCATGGGCCATCAAGGAAACTCGAAGTACGAACCGCAAATGCCAAACGGCGCCGGTGCTTTGCGGCCGAaaggtggccgtggtggtccACCGAATCCGGAACAGTTTGCTAACGATGGTTATCCACGAGGATCGCAACAGTTCAAGCGTTCCCAGCCACAGTCTCGTGCCGAGTCGATGGGACTAGACCATTCGCAAAGGTCACTGCAGAAGCCGCGCCAAAATGACTCCAATTATCGCAAAGCAGCCG GAGTGAGGGCGCAGTCGCTCGACCGACGTATGTTCCGTCAGGACTCTCAAATGGTCGACATGGAAGACGAGTCTCCGTGCAAGACGCCGGTCCTCTGCAACAAGTACGCTATAGACGAACAGGATGATGCCAGGCGGTCCCCGAGGCCGAATCCTCGCAGTCAGTCGATGCCGCGGCAAACTCGATACGGCGATCGTCTGATGCCAGACAGATTGCCCTACTACACGGAGGATAACGAAATGGCTGAAATGCAAACGGTGCGCAAATCTATACCGAGACGACGCGAGCCTCGGCCAG taccagcaccatcaccacggaTCATGTCGCCAATGGGATTTGCGGTCCATCGACAGGCGCGCCATCTGCAAAACGTGATGGACGACAATTCGCTGTACGATGACGACTGGGACATGCATAGTGGCGAATTGCCTCCGTCGTCAATAGTGCGGCCCGTGCCGATTTGGTTGTGCGTTTTCCTCGTCGTCAGCTACATCATTGCCGGGGCATTTATGTTTTCCGAATGGGAAGAGTGGAGTTTCCTCGATTCCGCCTATTTCTGCTTCATCACGCTGACAACTATCG GTTTCGGAGATTTCGTGCCTGCCCAGggcgtgaaaaatgattcCGAAATATCGATAGCACTTTGCTCGCTGTATTTGCTGTTCGGAATAGCGCTCCTGGCCATGAGCTTCAATCTGGTGCAGGAAGAAGTGATTTCCAACGTCAAGAGTGTCGCCCGGCGGCTGGGTATACTCAAAGAAGAGGAAATAGATGATTAG